Part of the Paenibacillus sp. JNUCC32 genome is shown below.
CTCGGGGAAGCTTATCCGCCTCGATCGGAGCGTAGTATGTAGAATCCGCGATCCGGTGGGTCCCATGATTGTAATAAAAGGTAACCTGGGAATCTTGGGCGAGCTCTATGAGGATGTTGCCATCCTTGTTTGCTCCGCTCGGATTGGAATAATGGGCGGAGCCGTAATTCTCGTCCCACTTGCCGTCGATCGCGATCTTGTATTCGTACGATCCCGCGGGCAAGCTGCCGGTGAACCTGTATTCTCCGTTCCCCATATCGTTCATGGTAGTCGCGGCGGCAGCCGGATCCCAATCCCCGCTATGGCCTAATTCGGATTGCAGAGTCCCCACCAGCGTAACCTGGCTTGGCGCGCTATTGGCATCGGCCGTTGATGGCGGAATGCCGAGCATGGAGAAAATCAGCGAAACAATCATGATGATGGACCACGTTCGTTTGCTTGAAACCGTCATTCTCATGAAACAAATAACCTCCTTCTGTTCTTGGATTAGGTACAGCTGGTACGATGTTGATGCCAATCATTGCGCAAACGCTTGCATAAACAGGTTTGAGCTTCCATCAAATAAAGTACGACAATTACTTACAAGAGTTAGAGAATAAGTTCGAAATATAGAATGAAACAAAAACAGATGAAAGCGATTACAATGGAAACGTTTGCATCATTTATTGTAGTATTGAGGCTCCTTCTCGTCAACCACATTTTGACCTGTTTTCATCATGAATTTTGCGGCTCAAGCGGGTTTTCTCCAACAGCATCTAGCTCTAACAAATAAAGGGAATCAGCCATCCGGATGACTGATTCCCCTACTAAGTTTTACATGTATGGTATGGCCGTTGCCTGTAAATAGGCTTGGAATTGCTGAAGCTGGTCGGCCGCAAGCACAACGCTGCCTAATAGCGAACCGTTAACTCATAACGTCCGGACAGCAGCTCAAGTTCAAGCATGCTGTGGTCCAGTCCGCAGCGGACGATGCCGTCCGGCATGCAGCTTGAAGCTGCTCCTCCCCATATCTCAATACCATCGATCGAGAGACCGGTAATGGGGCGGGAGCTCGGTGAAGCCAATGCAGCGGTAGCGCTCATCGTGCAGGGCAGCTCAAGCCGCATCCGAATGCCGGCTTCGCTGACCCGCTCCCAGCGCACAGCGATCTTGCCTCTTAGGGTGGAAACGGAAGCCTCGGCAAAGTCCAGATCCGGCGCGAAAAAGGGGCGAATTCTTGCCGTCGCAAATCCGGGAGCTCCGCTCTGAATCCCGCAGACATACTCCTGCAGCAAGCGGGCGGGATAACCGTTCCATGCATGGCAATGGGACTCGATATCATCCCAGCCTTCCCACATGGTCTCGGCTCCTTGTGCAATCATGTAGCCCCACCCCGGATAATCCGGTTTACTCAGCAAATGGTAGGCCCGATCCTGCAATCCCTCCTCGAACAAAAGACGGAGCAGCGGGAGCGACAATACCGTCTTGCTCTCCCACGGTTTGCCTGCCACGGCCTTCAATGCAGCCTCCCGCTCCTTCTGCGGCAGCAGCCCTGCATATAATGCCAACGCATTAACGCCTTGGTGGGTGGCAGTCGATCCCGAGCTGTCATGCAGCAGCTTGCCGGAAGCATCGTACAGCCCATTCAGGACGCTGACTTGCAGCTTCTGGGCATGGGCAGCATACGCTGCACTGTCATCTGCCCGGTTCAGCAAGGCAGCGGCTTCGGACAGAATCCGCAACGCCTGCCATGCCTTGATCTGCTGCACGGTCAGATGTTCGCCTTCATGCTCAACCGTCGGGTAGGGCCAATCGCTAATATGCCATCCGCGGCCAACCGGAATCAGGCCTGTTGCCGGCGATATCAGCGATAGATAACCCTCGATCATGACCCGGAGCGGTTCATAATATCGCGAGAGCAGCTCCGTATCTCCGCTAAACTGGTAAAGCTTCCACAGCAAGGTCGCATAATGCAGGTCCCATTCCGGGATTTGAATGAAAAAGTCTGGATGCTCGTAGTTCGATGGGAACACAAAAGGGAAGGAGCCGTCTTCCAATTGGCCGTCCGCAAAGTCCTGCAGCGTCTTATCCAGCACCGGATAGGCATCGAAGTTATAGAGCAGCGTCTCGGCTTGGAGATCGGTATCCGCGAGATACTGCGCCTGTTCCCGATGCGGGCAATCGACCACTTGGCCCAGCACATTATTGCGCTGCGTCTGCAGGCAAACGTCGTACAGCTTGTTTAAGAAGTCAGACGAACACCGAAAATGCCCCGTACGTGCCATGGCCGTACCTGCTGAGCAAATTCGCAGCTGGCCTTCCTCAATCGGTTGCGGATAGCCGGTAACCTCCACATAACGAAAGGCTTTAAAGCTGAAATCCGGCTGCCAATATTCGATCCCCCCGCGTCCATGCATCGTATACAGGTCGTAATAATGATGCGAAGTCTCGTTGCACACTTGATGAACGACCCGCCCGCTGCCATCGAGCGTTTCGGCATACCGCAGCCGTACCGTGACGCCTGCCATACCGGGCAAGGCCAATTGCGACCAGCCCGATATGATTTTGCCAGCGTCGAATACCTGAATGAGCCCCTCCTCCCCGTTTACGAACGACGGCGCCGCTGCCACGGATGGAATGATGGACTCCAGCTCTTCCGCCTCGGGGAGCTGCTGCCAATGGAGTGACCATTGCTGTGCGGATGGATGAGCAAGAACAACCGAACTGCAGCGTTCCTCTCCAACATCGGGCTGCAGCCAGTTCGGTTCCAGAAGAGCCGCATCATAGTCCTCTATGGACGATAAGCGGCGATTCTGCTGATAAGGAGACCCGATGCGATGCGGAATCTGCCTTAAGGCCTGCCATGTCAGATCCAATACAACCATTTGCTCCGTCCCGTCCTCATGCTCCACGTGCAGCTGGAGCAGCATTCCCGGGACGCCGTTCACGTAATTCTGGCCGCTTCCGCCCAAATAATGAGCGGCAACGCCGATGCAGTTGGAACCGGTCGACAAGAGGGGGGCCACATCATAAGCCAAATAATATTTGCGGTGAGGCACCCCCGTCGGTGCGGGTGAACCATAGCCTCCAACCCGTTGTCCGTTGACGAACAATTGGAATACATGGTGGGCGGATACGAATATTTGGGCCCGCGCAACGGCTCCCCGGAGATCAAAGGATTTGCGGAAATAGGCAAAATCATTAAGCTTCATCTCCTCGGACCGCCATATCCATTCGGCACTCCAATCGCCGGGAAACAAGCCCGTATCCCAATATGCCGGTACGCTTTCGCTTTCCTTTCCCTGACGGTCCCAGACCGTAACCCGCCACCAGTAACGCGTATTGCTCTGTAGCGGCGGACCATCATACAGAAGGCTTAGGCTTTGGCCACTCCGCCTGCCGCTGTCCCACACCAAATCTTCGTCGTCCCTGTTAGAGAGACCCTCCGCGGAAAGGGACACCCACACCCTCACCCTGTAAGCCGCGCACGCCTCTCCGCGCCGATCGCTCTCCAGCAGCCAGGAAAAACGGGGAGAAGACACATCCAGCCCCAATGGATTCTCCAGACCATGCACAAGCGGTTTTTGTATCGTAAGCACGTTGCTTCTCCCCTTCCAGACTGTCTATCGGGCGTTAGAATCCATCCATCATGGATTCGATTGATCATGCGGCACGTTCACCTCGGTCACGGCCGCGGTTTCATTGCCGGCTTGATCCGTGACCGTATAAGTGATCGTGTAGATCCTGCCGGAGCCTGCACCCGATCTTGCCGCGCGCAAGCTGAATGAGGTATCCATCGTGCCCAGCTCCGCACCCTGAATATCCTCCGCTTGCAGCTCCTCATTACTTGTAATGGAGGACAGCACGACGGAACCGATATCCGAGCCCGAATCGCTGGCGTCAACGGAAGCCGTGACCTGGACCAGCTTCTGGTTAGGCGGCCACAACTTAACCGGATCCGCCGTTACGGTCGCCACGGGCGCGGTCTGGTCGATCTTCAAGGTCAACGACTTGATGGAACCCGGTTCCCCGGCTGGACTCATCGTCCGATAGTCCAGCCCATGAATCCCGTCCGTATTCATGATGATTTCGGAACCGTACGTCTGCCATTCTCCGTCATTCACGCGATACTGAATGCCGTAGCCGTCCGGCATGCCATTCGCTGCGCCGAGCTTCACGGTTACCGGGCTTCGGTACCAGCCGTCGTTGCCATCCGGCTGCTCCGGCGTCAAAGCGGCGGTAAGCTCTGCCGCCTCCATGCCGTCGGCCAAACCGATGCCGTCCACATGGAAATATCCTCCTTGCCAATGCACCCGGCTTGCCGGCACAAGCCCGATTTTAATTTTGGTAATCCGGTCCTTAAAGGCCCAATCCCCTAAGTTAACCGCCAGATTGCTCCACTGTTTCGGCGGAACATTCGCCTCTGCTTCCAGCACATGCTGATCGCTGTACACCTTTACCCGAACGGTATAGGATTCGGCCGCAGGCCCGTTCGAAGGATTGATGCCAAAGAACAGGTAGGGTTTGCCCTCGGCATTCAGCGGCTCGTCGAACCGCTTGGCGATGCCTTTGCTGTCGCCCAGCTGCTCTCTGGTCATCACCGTAGCTTTGAGCGTTTGACTGCCGGTCCAGATGAGGGAAGCATCGGTTTCGACGCCGGATACATACTCTGCATGGGTCCAGCCCTCATCGCCGTTCTCAAAATCAAACAGCATTTCCGCGCCCTCCAGCTGTTCCGGAGGAATGACAGTTGCTTGCCCCGTATCCGGTATCTCCCGCCGAGCAAGCATGCCGGCATCGAAGGATGGCGCGATATCCTGCCAGTCGGCGATGCCGATGATCGGCTTCGCGAATTCCGTCACCTCCAGCGAACGTTCC
Proteins encoded:
- a CDS encoding family 78 glycoside hydrolase catalytic domain → MLTIQKPLVHGLENPLGLDVSSPRFSWLLESDRRGEACAAYRVRVWVSLSAEGLSNRDDEDLVWDSGRRSGQSLSLLYDGPPLQSNTRYWWRVTVWDRQGKESESVPAYWDTGLFPGDWSAEWIWRSEEMKLNDFAYFRKSFDLRGAVARAQIFVSAHHVFQLFVNGQRVGGYGSPAPTGVPHRKYYLAYDVAPLLSTGSNCIGVAAHYLGGSGQNYVNGVPGMLLQLHVEHEDGTEQMVVLDLTWQALRQIPHRIGSPYQQNRRLSSIEDYDAALLEPNWLQPDVGEERCSSVVLAHPSAQQWSLHWQQLPEAEELESIIPSVAAAPSFVNGEEGLIQVFDAGKIISGWSQLALPGMAGVTVRLRYAETLDGSGRVVHQVCNETSHHYYDLYTMHGRGGIEYWQPDFSFKAFRYVEVTGYPQPIEEGQLRICSAGTAMARTGHFRCSSDFLNKLYDVCLQTQRNNVLGQVVDCPHREQAQYLADTDLQAETLLYNFDAYPVLDKTLQDFADGQLEDGSFPFVFPSNYEHPDFFIQIPEWDLHYATLLWKLYQFSGDTELLSRYYEPLRVMIEGYLSLISPATGLIPVGRGWHISDWPYPTVEHEGEHLTVQQIKAWQALRILSEAAALLNRADDSAAYAAHAQKLQVSVLNGLYDASGKLLHDSSGSTATHQGVNALALYAGLLPQKEREAALKAVAGKPWESKTVLSLPLLRLLFEEGLQDRAYHLLSKPDYPGWGYMIAQGAETMWEGWDDIESHCHAWNGYPARLLQEYVCGIQSGAPGFATARIRPFFAPDLDFAEASVSTLRGKIAVRWERVSEAGIRMRLELPCTMSATAALASPSSRPITGLSIDGIEIWGGAASSCMPDGIVRCGLDHSMLELELLSGRYELTVRY